The DNA region AGCTTGAATTTTGAAGATAAAACCTGAGAATTTCTCTTCATCAGGAGTGACTCTGCGGACATCACTTTCACGAGGCAATGGTTTTGGGGCCCATTCAACAATACCATCCAAAATATGGTCCACACCGAAGTTACCTAAGGCTGTACCGAAATATACTGGCGTAAGCTCACCTTTTAGAAAAGCTTCTTGATTGAATTCATTTGAAGCGCCAGCAACCAGTTCCATTTCATCACGTATTTCAGTGGCGTATGATCCAAGGACTTTATCTAGTTCAGGATTATGTAATCCTTTAATAATGCGTTCTTCTTGGATGGTATGACCCATACCGCTCTGGTATAAAATGATTTCATCTCGCAAAATATGGTACACACCTTTAAATTCCTTACCTGAACCTATTGGCCAGGTAATAGGTGCACAAGCTATTTTTAAGATGTCTTCAACTTCATCCATCAATTCAATGGGATCGCGAATATCGCGGTCACATTTGTTCATGAATGTCACTATGGGTGTATCACGTAAGCGCGTTACTTCCATAAGCTTAATAGTACGATCTTCAACACCTTTAGCGGAGTCAATAACCATTAAACATGAATCTACTGCGGTTAGTGTACGGTAGGTATCTTCCGAAAAATCTTCGTGACCAGGCGTATCAAGTAAATTGATAAGCGCACCACCGTAAGGGAATTGCATCACAGAGGTGGTAATCGAAATACCACGATCTTTTTCCATTTCCATCCAATCAGATTTAGCATGTTGACCAGACTTTTTACCTTTTACCGTACCGGCCTTTTGTAAGGCGTTTCCGAATAAAAGTACTTTTTCGGTGATGGTGGTTTTACCCGCATCGGGGTGCGAAATGATGGCGAAAGTACGACGCTTGTCGACCTCAACTTTATTGCCTGACATGTTAACCTTGCACTAGCCGCTAAAAAAGGCGCAAATTATAGCGCCTATCGACAGAATTGGCTAGGCAAAGTGTTTTTTAGTGCTTCGCTGATAATTCGGTAGATTGTTGAATCATATTTTGCATTTTAGCTAATTCAATTCTCGCATAACGATGTTCAACAAAATCATAGATATTGGTGGCTAACGTTAAACGGTAAAAATTAGCAGCTTGCTGATATTGCCCCTTTTCCGCAGCATGTTTAGCTAAGTAAAAATATGCTTCACATAAACGTTCTGCGTATTCTTTAGGTTGAGACAAACCGACTTTAGCTGCAACAAACACTTGTTCTTGACTGACTTTTCCCATGTAAAAATCGACCAATACACTGGACCAAGCTTCATTTCTTAATTGCTTTCGCTGTTCAGTTAAATTAATTAAAGCGCTATTTTTATCTATAGAGGAAGCCATTAAATAAAGCCAAAGAACACGGTAACCATCACTAGGATCTTGCTCATAAAATGCTTTCATATCATTAACGGCTAACTCGTAACGTTCGCCATAATATAAAGCAATTCCTCTATTTAAGTAGGCGTAGTCATAACTTGGTGACAATTCTAATACACCATCGAATGCTTCATAAGCACTCTCAAACTCACCTTCTTGGGTATAATAAATACCTAAAAAATTATAAGCATCGGCTAAGTCTGGTTGTAATTTTATAGCTTGATGGAAATCAATTCGACCGAGCAAACGCAAACCAACACTGTCATATATAACCCCACGGTCATAATGAAAACGTGCGCGTTGTTCGTCAGTTAACTCCATAGTAGCCAAAATTTCATTCAGCTTTGCCAAGGTCAATTCCAATTTATAATCTGGCATCACTGGCGCGACA from Shewanella polaris includes:
- the prfC gene encoding peptide chain release factor 3 is translated as MSGNKVEVDKRRTFAIISHPDAGKTTITEKVLLFGNALQKAGTVKGKKSGQHAKSDWMEMEKDRGISITTSVMQFPYGGALINLLDTPGHEDFSEDTYRTLTAVDSCLMVIDSAKGVEDRTIKLMEVTRLRDTPIVTFMNKCDRDIRDPIELMDEVEDILKIACAPITWPIGSGKEFKGVYHILRDEIILYQSGMGHTIQEERIIKGLHNPELDKVLGSYATEIRDEMELVAGASNEFNQEAFLKGELTPVYFGTALGNFGVDHILDGIVEWAPKPLPRESDVRRVTPDEEKFSGFIFKIQANMDPKHRDRVAFMRICSGVYEQGMKMHHVRIGKDVNVSDALTFMAGDRSRAEAAYPGDIIGLHNHGTMRIGDTFTQGEKLRFTGVPNFAPEMFRRIRLKDPLKQKQLLKGLVQLAEEGAVQVFRPVDSNDLIVGAVGVLQFEVVVGRLKSEYNVEAIYEGISVSTARWVYCKDERKLEEFRRKCSQQLALDGGNNLTYIAPTMVNLNLSMERYPDIEFTKTREH
- the nlpI gene encoding lipoprotein NlpI is translated as MECKLRTTIVAVVVGASMLLSGCAATLGSKDDIAGQMIVAPVMPDYKLELTLAKLNEILATMELTDEQRARFHYDRGVIYDSVGLRLLGRIDFHQAIKLQPDLADAYNFLGIYYTQEGEFESAYEAFDGVLELSPSYDYAYLNRGIALYYGERYELAVNDMKAFYEQDPSDGYRVLWLYLMASSIDKNSALINLTEQRKQLRNEAWSSVLVDFYMGKVSQEQVFVAAKVGLSQPKEYAERLCEAYFYLAKHAAEKGQYQQAANFYRLTLATNIYDFVEHRYARIELAKMQNMIQQSTELSAKH